The following is a genomic window from Amaranthus tricolor cultivar Red isolate AtriRed21 chromosome 10, ASM2621246v1, whole genome shotgun sequence.
ttaatagtatccaaattagtattttccacaagtagctactaaaatatatttctcttgaaataagtttccaaaattaaaatttccaactttaaaataaataaaactttattctcctcacaaaatcaaacattctaattaaaactcaagttaaactgcaacctttggataagttcaaaattcaacaagtttactaaaaataattatttcaagtttggaagaataagtaaacttattagattcgcaaaaatcaacattctagttataaaacaaataaaacttataatttcacaaaaatcaatatttcacacatagtttaagaacaagtttactaaaaatacttttacatctttttatataaattttggtcaaatagttagcagataaaatattattttgtactaaatagtaattaaatgtcacaaaagttatttttttatttttaattatgaaatctcatatattcaagaaaatcacttcaatatttaataacttataaagctttctcaaaaataacttttaagattttattttaatattatcacaaaatagcttataataatataaaaaaaataaatcaaactcttttttctttttaatatgataatggttGAATGGCATATGAGTATTTTGGGGCCTTTTTCGCTAacaaaacaacttcatttaatttattatagtaaattcaagatttaaataattaacatcaccacttaaaaaaaaataaaaaattttacacaataacttagaaatttactatcactttaaggataaacttaaatctcagaataaagtataataacaatattcttaatataatcatacttagtaaaatacattcaaaaaaattaacttactaccttataaactagtttgaaggctaacataaacatattaatacaaaattctaacataaaataaattcttaaatataataacatttctaatgtaacacataactctcaaatatactagcactagtttataacataaatcatgcttaatatcactagaatataattttgcactcaacttcctaaacttgttcaaagattattaaattaacatactaaaaatacttttagcatatacttacttaatataatcttgatcataatttcattaaactaacttccactaaaatatatcaacatatttcatactttgcatattataaagtaaatataatgtaaaattccacaaaaagagtagggtaagaagttataccatactaacaccaaggattagtactaagtactaattgggaaaataataagaaataagatcctccaagatagataataatgctccaaagataattaattccaactcccaaaataatgatgatgatttaagctaaataaagagtgttctaagctccatgttctttaatttttttcaattaataaaggtatcaatgtagtaagattttaatcaagtgaaaatataagaaagaatgttagaaagatttgatgatggtggtgtaaatgatctcatggctaaggggggtatttataatgggtttgggcaactttgtagttcattagattgtatgaaaaagagtgttaggagtatagaagaaggttaacttgtgtaagtgatttagagtgtgtaaaagaatgtgtaagagttgtcgtgtgtaagtgaatgtgtaagagtttggagtgtgtaagagtttggagtgtagaagaaggttagcttgtgtacgcaaatggtgatagcttgtgttagtgatgaacatcatgggttaccatagaaaggattttggttcatcaaaattttgttctagtatgtacaagtgaatacaccttaaaataatgggtaaatttgatcatgaaaatatgtagtttatttaaaattttgcataaactatacttaatgttgaaaaatacaactcatttttatgtataaaataattatatcaaaattttaaggttaaaataataagtagtaatgttagtttaaggaagaaagttaaaaagtaacgttttacaaaatcgtgaatataataataatattttacttttcgtactataaaataataaaataatattttagtgcttataaaaagattttaaacaaaatactattttaaagtttaatatttgaaagaaattacaaaatcggaaaagatttaggaattaaagatggtttgaaatggataatcaaaggattacagatttgaattgaaaattcggaataattaatcggaagattaaaattaaaaattttgagtctgttacacaaataataacaggtgaagaaatgatagaaaacattatcaacctttcacgtaaatagcattttgttacaacaacaatatcTTGAAAGGCATTTCAAGAAATATCATGAATTGCTGAAAACACTTCTTGTTGCAGAACAAAATAATgaactattattgaaaaatcacaACAGGAGACCTGTGGGGACTATGCCCTTTAATGAGACAAAGATGATTGAGAGGAATGTGCGCCATCAAGGTCGTGGGAACTATTTCATAAGAGGCAGAGGTCGTGGAAAATATCACGAAAAGAGCGGCATGAATACGTTTGAACAAGGAAATTTCTATGGTCGTTGTCGTGGTCGTGGTCATGGACTTGATCGTGGCCGTGGATGTAGccacatttatgaaagaaatatatttacccccgaaatgataattttaaagaaGTACAGAAACACAAAAGCACATGTAATAGATGTAGCATGACTGGACATTGGGGGCGAACTTGCCTTACCGCCAAACTTGAACCAAAGGAAAAGGGGCAgaagcaaattttgtaaatgaagcAAGTACATCTTGGCCCACCTTAGATGTCTTCGATTTCTTTAATGAGGATGTGAACCTCCACAAACTTGATCCCcaagaagaagataattacatcttttgaagatgactagatgcattttttgtttatctaacTTGTTTGCATTTGATAAGTTGTAATTctctacttatgttttttttgtattgagtattttgactttatattaataataaatttttttttcttctcttgtcTTAGAAAAGGAAATGTCAGTAAATGGATCAACATTTCATTGCCTCCTGGACAGTGGAGCAATACATACGATACTGAAAAAtcgagaatatttttcaaacctaAAATTGCTTGAGGCAAATGTCAATACCATATCAGGAACAGCAAAATTAATCGAAGGCACTGGAAAAGCATGCATTATACTCCCTATGGGGAcacaattagaaataaatgatgcactatactcgagtaaatctcgaagaAATCTTATCAGTTTCAAGGCAATACGGAAAAATGGTTATCATATGGAAACCAAAAccataaatgaaaaagaattcttATGCCTTACAGCATAAAGTAATGGAACGAAAATTATCCTTGAAAGGATGCCAGCATATTCATCGGGGTTGTATCTCACTCATATACGCCCGATTGAAATAAATGTGATAAGACTAGACAATAAGGAGCTATTCACTTTATGGCATGACCGCTTAGGTCATCCTAGCATTGGgatgatgtataaaataatagaaaattcagTCGGACATTcactaagaaatattaagattccCCAGTCAAATGAGCTCTTATGCACCTCTTGTTCTCttggaaaatttattactagacCATCAGTAAAGAAGATTGTTATTGAATCTCCTatatatttcttgaaagaattcAAGGAGATATATGTGGGTCAATTAATCCACCATGTGGACCTTTTAGGTATTTCATGGTCTTAATAGACGCTTCCAcaagatggtcacatgtaagccttctatcaagtagaaacaatgcatttgcaaaactacttgcacaaatcatccaattgaaaaatcattttcctgattatacaataaaaagtattagattGCACAATGCCAGCGAATTCACATCTtgaacttttaatgattattgcatgtcaattggaattaaagtggaacaccctgtgccacatgttcacacacaaaatggtcttgctgaatccttaattaagagattgcaaTTAATCGCAAGACCACttctaatgaaatcaaaattaccatCATCAGCCTGGGGTTATGCCATATGACATGCAACATCATTGATTAGGCTAAGACCTACATCTATCATAAATATTCGCCAATGCAATTAGTAGCTGGTCATGAACCAAACATttcacatttgaaaatttttggatGCGTTGTATATACGTACAAAAATGGATCCACAAAGAAGAATGGGAATATATGTCGGTTTTGAATCTGCATCAATCATTCGGTATCTTGAACCATTAACTGGTGATCAATTTCAAGCTAGATTTGCTGAATGCCACTTTAATGAGAAAATATTCCCATCCCTAGGGGGAGAGAATCTGGACTTACAGAAAAGAAATATgaaacttatttggaaagcaacacatttagaatatttagacccaaaaacaaaatcaagtgAACAAGAAATACAACgaattgttcatcttcaaagtGTTGTTAAccaattacctgatgcattcacAGATACTAAGAGAGTTACGAAATCACATATACTAGCAGCAAATACTCTTTCTCGAATAGAAATTTCTgatgaaaaggaaaaaagtgatgaaattgttgtacaaagaaagcgtggaaggccacttagttcaaaagatttaaaaccaagaaaattgagaaaacaaGAAGGTGCACCAAATGatactcaaaatgaaaatgaaaataaaggagaaaatgAAGACATCTCCGAtaatgaaaaagatgaaaattatgaaacctcagtaaattatattttttccaagAAAAATGGAATCGAAAAAGGATCATTCCAAATGAATCCTTTGCTTATTCCATAGCTATtgatataataaatgatgaaaatgatcttgAGCCAATATCGATAAATGAATGCAGAAAAAGACCTGATTGGCCAAGACGAAAAAAAGCAATTGAGGcataattaaaatcattagaaaaaagagaagtttttgggcaaattttacaaactccaaAAGGCATAAACCCCGTATGcttcaaatgggtatttgtaagaaaaagaaatgagaaaaattaaattgtcaGATACAAGGCAAGACTTGTAGCTCAAGGTTTTTCTCAAATGCCAGGAATTCATTATGAAGAAACATATTCCCCAGTAGTTGATGCAACCACACTCAgatttttggtaagtttaaCAGTTTCTCAATCCCTACACATGAGATTGATGGATGTCATAACTGCGTATTTATATGGGTCACTCGACACAAACATCTATATGAAGGTCCCTGAAGGACTAAACTTACCAATAAAGAATGTACCTAGagaaatgtttttttataaaattaaagaaatcattgtatggattaaagcaatctgggcgaatgtggtataatcgtttgagtgaataccttatgaaagcaggattcaaaaacaaccaaattagCCCATGTGTATTCATCAAACGATCTCAATTTGGTTTCGTAATAAGTGCTGTGTATGTAAatgacttaaatctgattgGAACTCCAAGAGAAATTGAGGTAACAGCTAAATATTTGATGAGGGAATTTGAGATGaatgatttaagaaaaactaaattctgtcttggactacaaattgaacatttgaaaagtggaatatttgtccATCAGAGCAATTATACTAAGAAAGTTTTGAAACGATTTTACATGGACAAGGCTCATCCACTAAGTTCCCTAATGGTGATACGATCACTAAACATAAAGGATGACCCATTCCGTCCAcaagaagaaaaggaagaaatttTAGGCCCTGAAGTGCTATACTTGAATGCCATtggtgctttaatgtacttatcaaataatacaagacttgatatagcattttctgtaaatttattagctaggtatAACAATGCACCAACAGAAAGACATTGGAATGGGATAAAACATCTATTTCAATACCTAAAGGGAACTATAGACCTTGGATTATTTTTCCAGTCAGGAAATGATGCCATACTCACTGGATATGCTGATGTAGGATATCTATCTGATCCACATATGGCCAAGTCACAAACtggatatgtatttatatatgcaGGAACCGTAATATCttggaaatcaacaaaacaaactctaacGGCTACATCCTCAAATCATGCAGAACTTATAGCTTTATATGAAGCCAGCCGAGAGTGTGTATGGTTGAGATCCATGATCAGCCAACTCTAAAAAGATTGTGGCTTACACGATACAACTAGGGCACCAACtacaatttatgaagataatgatgcatGTATCAACCAAGTCAGAGAAGGATACATCAGGGGAGACAAAACAAAACACTTGTCACCAAATTTATTCTTCGCACATGATCTgtagaaagataaaaagataaaagtccaagaaattcaatcctGTGAAAATCCCgctgatttattcacaaagtcacTCTCGTCAAAGCAATTCAAATATTTGGTACGCAAGATTGGAATGTGCCGACTTCGAGACATATGTTAACTTCAGGGGGAGAAATATGCTCACTGTactcttttttcctttgatcCGTTTTTTTTCCCAGTGGGTTTTTcctgataaaggtttttaatgagacagttttaggattatgaatgtcataataaaatttccacATATATGTAATGCATTCAGGGGGGGAGTGTTGTGATTGATGTAACAACTCATGAATGCATTGAGTTGTGTGTTACTATCTTTTGTAATAGTAACACATTTGTTTCCTCTTAATGTcttgcactatatatatgtgcaagTTCTTGTAATATTGGAATAGAAATGAAATAGAAGATAAATCAATATAAGTTTATCTCTTATACTatactacaagaaaacttgtttttagcaacagaaaaagtcgttgctaaaaacctgagttcgttgctaaaaatgttttttacaacgaattccattgttgcgggtacagccgtagctaaaggttttagcaacgactatggtggttgcaaaaggtatctgttttttgcaatgagatctattgttgcaaaagaagtatcgttgcaattccttccaacgtttttagcaacaaaaaagctcgttgccaaattttctgcatttttagctacaactgttttcgttgttaaatatatgttttgcacaacaattcaagttgttgcaatacatgatagtcaatcttttgcaacgactttactgtggggaaaacaattaagtaaatttgttattaatgtttttagcaacaactattaccgttgcaaaaaatgtacacatttttcgcaacgactttGTTATCTTCTAAAACAATCTACAATCTATATataaactagacaattaaaataataaataatttataaccaactaaactaatatcaccgattatcattatatattaatttgtatcccaaaatatcacacgtcccaaatattatcgtgtgtcaaaAATACACATAATTCATATACATGTAACGTATAACCAATTTTCCGAAATAATTCTCCTACCATATACAAGTTTTCATgtaaaaatttacaagtgataGGCACTTTGCATTCTCAATCTCCATAGTTGATGCTTCAATTTCATCTGCTTCCATTGAATCTAACACCTCCGTTTGTATTGAATCTGCAAAATAAGCAAAACATCCATTCAAAACTCTCCAAGCAATAAACATGTAAAGTACTTTGTTGAAGCCTCGCCTTTCAAACTAACCCATGAAACTAATGACCTGTAAGAGAGCACAAATGGTCTTAACTTATTAGCTACCTcatattctattatttttttagtcttaTTTTGGACAAACTCGAAAAGAGAACAGCAAACATACACCAATACAGAATTATGGATCCTACTATATGCAGCACATAAGCATAGTACATAACACATGAAATAACATACTTAATTATCTACCTCGTATTCTAATACTTTTCCGTCTTATTTTGAATAAACTCAAGAAGAGAACAACAAACATACACCAATATAGAATTACGGATCCCACTATATGCAACATAGTACTTACCTTATGATATAACATACAAATCAACTTGAATAAACATTACCAGCTTCAATTTGAAAAGAACAATATAATTTCAATGCTCAAACATTACTAGCTTCCACCTCTTCTCTTCAACCGATGTCCAAGACGATAAGCAACCCGAAAACAAGCAATACATATTTACAAGCACGAAAGTGTTCAAGTTTTACATTTGCTCTAGAAATATTATAAGAAAGGAACCAGAATTTGGAATTAGCTAACTAACCTGTCATGAGCTGCATTGCCTTTAGAACCTCTCCACTTCCAAACAAGTAGCCCAATGAACTCTGTCCACCTCCACTGCTAACACCGCGTCCCATTTCCAACAAACTCCAACTGAATTGATCAATTGTTAACGAAGTTaaaattcaaagtaacaaaGGTATTAGATGATGACTGCTCTTACAAAACCAAACGGGTCTTACGCTTGTTTACCCCATTTTCATCGGGATATTAGATGAAAGTACTCCACGATGTCAAAAATTGAGTCTATACTTGCCAGACAGATCCATCTTGAATAATTTCGAGGCCATGACCAAAAATTATACAACACCttttaattataacaaatatataCTTCATCAATAAATTTATTAACAAACTTGCTCCACCTTATTATAATACAATCCATAcaagtttgatcataaataaTAGATAGAAAACAAATGGAATGTTGTGTCAGTAGCCCAAAGTTTTATAGTTAGCTCAAGTGATGATCCATCACATGATCATCATGATTTACTAGAATACTCTATGGAAAAAATGAATGTCAGTGGAGGGAACATTCATGAGAACCTCTTTCTTAATACCTTGAGATAGCTCTACATCATTTCTTTGCCAAAGGTTAACCGACATTGCACTTATACATATAGGGAAATGTTGCTCCATTTTCATACAAACAACACCAGTACACTACCCATCCAAACAAGCAAGAGAAGCCACATAACAGAGTAGCCTTTACATAAGCCACTCAACCTCCATGTCTACATTGTATTCCATATAATACACAAATTTATTCTTATCCACTATTTCTTGTATCCATTTGTAATTTAATTGTGAGTGCTCACTCATTGTGCTCTCTACTAATAGTTATACTTGTTTCGGAAGCACAAAAGCTGTATTAGACCTCTTGAGGCACtaagaaactaataataacCCTACTTAATATGATGCCTTACTAAAAACCATATAAAAACTTAGTTACTTTTACCAATTATAAGAGATAACAGCATATCtacatttcatcaaacacctACAGGAATTTCACAAGAAGATCTACATCAttgaaaactttattctctcAAAATATAGTAATCATGGAAATTTTGAATCTCTTAAATTACTCCTCTCCAATAATGTTTTTAGGAGAAATTTGAGACCTGCCTAATtcctcaaaaattaaaaattaattaaaaataaaaaaatagtcctctttctaatttttcttttttgatgatTATAAGTCACAATTCTGATTTCCTACGGTTATCATTCGAAAGAAAAGCAACAAATTATCATCAAAAGCATGTCCGCCAAAAGGATCTTATCTCATGATACATTTCACTTAAAATGACAGCTAATAATGGTTTATATGTTAAGAGTGACAGCTAATAATGGTTGTTCC
Proteins encoded in this region:
- the LOC130825421 gene encoding uncharacterized protein LOC130825421, whose translation is MPSRPQPPPPPISSRLLPVAMASSRLPPLRPVGTMPFNETKMIERNVRHQGRGNYFIRGRGRGKYHEKSGMNTFEQGNFYGRCRGRGHGLDRGRGCSHIYERNIFTPEMIILKKYRNTKAHVIDVA